One genomic window of Bartonella sp. HY038 includes the following:
- the lptE gene encoding LPS assembly lipoprotein LptE has product MLLSKPIIALKSITLAALMVSAITISGCTVQPLYQGSNSDGSPMLNASSPMRAKLKSIEISEAGDRTTQIVRNRLIYLFNGGAGESGAPQYKLALNVSTTVLAAVRVNVGDRTDRTGRASAGTARATGTYTISDMDGKIVAKRSRSVDASFDRPRQEYANLAAEKDAIERAANELAEQLYLSVAQDMSKK; this is encoded by the coding sequence ATGTTGTTATCTAAACCAATTATAGCATTAAAAAGCATTACTCTGGCGGCGCTTATGGTGTCTGCTATCACAATAAGTGGTTGCACAGTGCAACCGCTTTATCAGGGCAGCAATAGCGATGGCAGCCCTATGCTTAATGCAAGTTCACCAATGCGGGCAAAACTTAAGTCTATTGAGATTAGCGAAGCCGGTGACCGCACAACTCAAATTGTGCGCAACCGTTTGATTTATCTGTTTAATGGTGGTGCTGGTGAAAGCGGGGCGCCGCAATATAAGCTAGCATTAAATGTCAGCACGACTGTGTTGGCTGCAGTGCGGGTTAATGTTGGTGACCGTACCGATCGTACTGGTCGTGCGTCAGCTGGTACTGCACGCGCAACAGGTACTTATACAATTAGTGATATGGATGGTAAGATTGTTGCCAAGCGTAGCCGTTCGGTTGATGCTTCTTTTGATCGTCCACGGCAAGAATATGCTAATCTTGCTGCCGAAAAAGATGCGATTGAACGTGCAGCCAACGAACTTGCCGAACAATTATATTTATCCGTTGCACAAGATATGTCTAAAAAATAA
- the leuS gene encoding leucine--tRNA ligase codes for MATERYNPRATEKKWQSAWDIQDVFKTDNDDSREKYYVLEMFPYPSGRIHMGHVRNYAMGDVVARYKRAKGFNVLHPMGWDAFGMPAENAAMKNKVHPKEWTYENIATMRSQLKSMGLSLDWSREFATCDVEYYHRQQMIFQDMVEKGLVTRKSAKVNWDPVDMTVLANEQVVDGKGWRSGALVEQRELTQWFFKITDYSEDLLQGLDQLEEWPDKVRLMQKNWIGKSQGLALRWQIAQNAPAGFDTIEVYTTRPDTIFGASFIAIAADHPLAKQIAENNLTLQSFIEECKRIGTSVAAIETAEKQGFDTGVTVAHPFDENWQLPVYVANFVLMEYGTGAVFGCPAHDQRDLDFANKYELPVRPVVLPEGQDPSSFIVTETAHTEDGVMINSSFLDGLTPTQAFDEVANRLESTMLNGKPQAERRVQYRLRDWGISRQRYWGCPIPMIHCVECGVVPVPRKDLPVRLPDDVTFEKPGNPLDHHPTWKNVDCPNCGKPARRETDTMDTFVDSSWYYIRFTDPNADEPTERAMADSWLPVDQYIGGIEHAILHLLYSRFFTRAMKKVGYVGVEEPFKGLFTQGMVTHESYRDETGYVFPSDIKIEEKDGKRAAFRLSDGAPVEIGPIEKMSKSKFNIVDPDDILASYGADTARWFMLSDSPPERDVIWSESGVEGAFRFVQRVWRMVALAEEHLQGVEGKAAQDGVALDISKAAHRTLKAVADDIEKLAFNRAVARLYELLNILSPVAQNIETADNDTKAALKQAFDFFIAMIAPMMPHLAEECHAALGGDKMVATLLWPQYDEALTVDNDVTMPVQINGKKRGDLTISRDADKNAVEAAVLQLPFVQKALDGKAPKKLVVVPQRIINVVI; via the coding sequence ATGGCAACCGAACGTTATAATCCACGCGCTACCGAAAAAAAATGGCAATCGGCTTGGGACATTCAAGATGTTTTCAAGACTGATAATGATGATAGCCGTGAAAAATATTATGTTTTAGAAATGTTTCCCTATCCATCAGGCCGTATCCATATGGGCCATGTGCGCAATTATGCCATGGGTGATGTGGTAGCGCGCTATAAGCGGGCAAAGGGGTTTAATGTCCTGCACCCAATGGGATGGGATGCTTTTGGTATGCCGGCTGAAAATGCGGCAATGAAAAATAAGGTTCATCCTAAAGAATGGACTTATGAAAATATTGCCACCATGCGTTCGCAATTAAAATCCATGGGCCTATCATTGGATTGGTCGCGTGAATTTGCCACTTGTGATGTTGAATATTATCATCGCCAACAAATGATCTTCCAAGATATGGTGGAAAAAGGGCTTGTTACCCGTAAAAGCGCCAAGGTTAATTGGGATCCAGTTGATATGACAGTGCTTGCTAATGAGCAAGTGGTTGATGGTAAGGGCTGGCGTTCGGGTGCCTTGGTTGAGCAGCGCGAATTGACCCAATGGTTCTTCAAAATTACCGATTATAGCGAAGACCTATTGCAAGGTTTAGATCAGCTTGAGGAATGGCCTGATAAAGTTCGCCTTATGCAAAAGAACTGGATTGGTAAATCACAAGGCTTGGCGTTGCGTTGGCAAATTGCCCAAAATGCGCCAGCTGGCTTTGATACAATTGAAGTTTATACAACTCGCCCCGATACGATTTTTGGTGCGTCCTTCATTGCCATTGCTGCTGACCACCCTTTAGCCAAGCAAATTGCCGAAAACAACTTGACATTGCAAAGCTTCATTGAAGAATGTAAGCGCATTGGCACATCAGTTGCCGCGATTGAAACGGCTGAAAAGCAAGGCTTTGATACTGGCGTTACCGTTGCCCATCCTTTTGATGAAAATTGGCAATTGCCGGTTTATGTCGCCAATTTCGTATTGATGGAATATGGTACTGGTGCGGTTTTTGGCTGTCCTGCCCATGATCAGCGCGATCTTGATTTTGCTAATAAATATGAATTGCCAGTGCGCCCTGTGGTGCTGCCAGAGGGACAAGATCCATCTAGCTTTATTGTGACCGAGACAGCACACACCGAAGATGGCGTGATGATCAATTCAAGCTTTCTTGACGGTTTAACGCCAACACAAGCTTTTGATGAGGTGGCAAACCGTTTAGAGAGCACAATGCTTAATGGTAAACCACAGGCCGAACGCCGCGTACAATATAGGTTGCGTGATTGGGGTATTTCCCGACAACGCTATTGGGGCTGCCCAATTCCAATGATCCATTGTGTGGAATGTGGGGTGGTGCCAGTACCGCGCAAGGATTTGCCCGTGCGTTTGCCTGACGATGTTACCTTTGAAAAGCCAGGTAATCCGCTTGATCATCACCCAACTTGGAAAAATGTTGATTGTCCAAATTGTGGTAAACCCGCACGGCGCGAAACCGATACCATGGATACATTTGTTGATTCATCATGGTATTATATCCGCTTTACTGATCCAAATGCTGATGAACCAACAGAGCGAGCTATGGCTGATAGTTGGTTGCCAGTTGATCAATATATTGGCGGTATTGAACATGCTATTTTGCATCTTTTATATTCGCGCTTCTTTACCCGTGCGATGAAAAAAGTTGGCTATGTAGGGGTTGAAGAGCCGTTTAAAGGTCTATTCACCCAAGGCATGGTGACGCATGAATCTTACCGTGATGAAACGGGCTATGTCTTCCCATCTGATATTAAGATTGAAGAAAAAGATGGTAAGCGTGCAGCTTTCCGTTTATCCGATGGTGCGCCGGTTGAAATTGGGCCAATCGAAAAAATGTCGAAGTCAAAATTTAACATTGTCGATCCTGATGATATTTTAGCATCCTATGGTGCTGATACGGCACGCTGGTTCATGCTTTCTGATTCGCCGCCAGAGCGCGATGTTATCTGGTCTGAATCTGGTGTTGAAGGTGCATTCCGTTTTGTGCAGCGCGTTTGGCGCATGGTGGCACTTGCTGAAGAACATTTGCAAGGTGTTGAAGGCAAAGCTGCGCAGGACGGCGTTGCCCTTGATATTTCCAAGGCTGCCCACCGCACCTTGAAAGCGGTTGCTGATGATATTGAAAAGCTTGCCTTTAATCGTGCCGTTGCCCGTCTTTATGAGTTGCTAAATATTTTGTCGCCGGTTGCGCAAAATATTGAAACGGCTGATAATGATACCAAGGCTGCACTAAAGCAGGCATTTGATTTCTTCATTGCCATGATTGCACCGATGATGCCGCATCTTGCTGAAGAGTGCCACGCCGCTTTGGGTGGTGATAAAATGGTGGCAACTTTGCTTTGGCCGCAATATGATGAAGCTTTGACCGTTGATAATGATGTTACAATGCCTGTGCAAATTAATGGTAAAAAGCGTGGTGATTTGACAATTAGCCGTGATGCGGACAAGAATGCCGTTGAAGCTGCTGTGTTGCAATTGCCTTTTGTTCAAAAAGCTCTTGATGGCAAGGCACCTAAAAAGTTGGTTGTTGTACCGCAAAGGATTATTAATGTTGTTATCTAA
- a CDS encoding tetratricopeptide repeat protein — translation MIKGWALDINFAKKALFTTGLLLSLYNIAVAQTPRDNCQEQCHQSNQRHELIKKLRIEAERGDAKAQFDLASIYDNRTDLIQKCDEVLKWYGKAAEQNLVIAQYALGNVYSDGWCTDRNFVEAKKWYQKAANQGHIDAQYLLGMQYKSGKGTKQNYSEALKWLRKSAESGHAKAQNALGRMYDDGRGTKQNYEEAIKWYLKAAKQNNINAQINLGYLYLNGQGVRQDYKEAKSWFELAAKQGDKIAQYYLATMYQDGLGVPKNDVEAFKLYGQAAEQGDKDAQLNLGLLYEMGKGTKQDYQKAMRWYSNAAEQKQVNAQLNLASLYKRGLGDKQNYDLALYWYEQAARQSNIVAYLNLGIAYEKGEGVKQNYREAARWYRKAAIQDNADAQNNLGLLYQAGLGVKQDAKQAMNWFRIAAGQGHGFAQANIGDLYKDGIGVKKNYGEAVHWYHKAAVQKNILGQYNLAGMYLEGLGVKKNYNEALNLYRLVAAQGSTGAQVMLGIMYERGLGVKKDYGEAVKLYYQAAIQGNAYGQNNISNMYFNSWGVKKDYEIAYMWASLAASNDNTFLDAKNKFAKKLSAEQIDKVKIAVKRCKDTNYKTCAIN, via the coding sequence ATGATTAAAGGTTGGGCGTTAGATATTAATTTTGCCAAAAAGGCGCTTTTTACAACAGGCCTATTGCTTTCTTTATATAATATTGCAGTGGCACAAACGCCCCGCGATAATTGCCAAGAGCAATGTCATCAGTCCAATCAAAGGCATGAGCTTATAAAAAAACTTCGCATTGAAGCAGAGCGAGGCGATGCGAAGGCACAATTTGACCTTGCAAGCATTTATGATAATCGCACTGATCTCATTCAAAAATGCGATGAAGTGTTAAAATGGTATGGTAAGGCTGCCGAACAAAATTTAGTTATTGCTCAATATGCACTTGGCAATGTTTATAGTGATGGATGGTGCACGGATCGAAATTTTGTTGAAGCAAAAAAATGGTATCAAAAAGCTGCCAACCAAGGCCATATTGATGCACAATATCTTTTAGGAATGCAATATAAAAGCGGTAAAGGCACCAAACAAAACTATAGTGAGGCTTTAAAATGGCTGAGAAAATCAGCAGAAAGCGGCCATGCCAAGGCACAAAATGCTCTTGGGCGCATGTATGATGATGGTCGCGGCACCAAGCAAAATTATGAAGAAGCAATAAAATGGTATTTAAAAGCAGCCAAGCAAAACAACATAAATGCCCAAATTAATTTGGGATATTTATATTTAAACGGTCAAGGTGTGAGACAGGATTATAAAGAGGCAAAAAGCTGGTTTGAATTAGCAGCCAAGCAAGGCGATAAAATAGCGCAATATTATTTGGCGACCATGTACCAAGATGGCTTGGGTGTACCCAAAAATGATGTTGAAGCTTTTAAATTATATGGCCAAGCGGCGGAACAAGGTGACAAAGATGCTCAGTTGAATTTAGGCTTATTATATGAGATGGGTAAGGGTACCAAGCAAGATTATCAAAAGGCCATGCGTTGGTACTCAAACGCCGCTGAGCAAAAACAAGTAAATGCGCAACTAAACTTAGCCTCATTATATAAACGCGGTCTTGGCGATAAACAAAATTATGATCTGGCACTATATTGGTATGAGCAAGCCGCTAGACAAAGCAATATCGTGGCATATTTGAATTTGGGCATTGCATATGAAAAAGGCGAAGGTGTTAAGCAAAACTATAGGGAGGCAGCAAGATGGTATCGCAAAGCTGCAATCCAAGATAATGCCGATGCACAAAATAATCTTGGCCTTTTGTACCAAGCTGGATTGGGTGTCAAACAAGACGCTAAACAAGCAATGAATTGGTTTCGCATAGCTGCCGGTCAAGGCCATGGTTTTGCGCAAGCAAACATAGGTGATCTTTATAAAGATGGCATTGGTGTCAAAAAAAATTATGGAGAAGCAGTCCACTGGTATCACAAAGCTGCAGTGCAAAAAAATATTTTGGGGCAGTATAACCTTGCTGGTATGTATCTAGAAGGATTAGGCGTTAAAAAAAATTATAATGAAGCTTTGAACCTTTACCGCTTGGTCGCAGCCCAAGGCAGCACTGGTGCGCAAGTTATGTTAGGCATCATGTATGAAAGAGGTTTAGGGGTCAAAAAAGATTATGGGGAAGCTGTAAAATTATATTATCAAGCTGCAATCCAAGGGAATGCCTATGGACAAAATAATATCAGTAACATGTATTTTAATAGTTGGGGCGTAAAAAAAGATTATGAAATAGCCTATATGTGGGCAAGTTTAGCTGCTTCAAATGATAATACATTTTTAGATGCAAAAAATAAATTTGCCAAAAAATTATCAGCTGAGCAAATTGACAAGGTAAAAATTGCCGTCAAACGATGTAAAGACACCAATTATAAAACCTGTGCAATCAATTAA
- a CDS encoding YggS family pyridoxal phosphate-dependent enzyme, translating into MNDKLDNQTSVQEAHDVCAALNNVRAEISASASEAKRSASDIDLIAVSKTFDANDIRPVLQEGQRQFGENRVQEAQSKWPQLRDEFSGIELHLIGPLQSNKAAEAVALFDVIESVDREKIAATLSAEMNKQARNLPCYVQVNTGLEPQKAGIAPQDTLDFVKRCQNIHGLNIIGLMCIPPADENPGPHFALLEKLGKQAGLHKLSMGMSGDFELAIKFGATSVRVGSAIFGYRPMKNDDDASIEE; encoded by the coding sequence ATGAATGACAAGCTAGATAATCAGACTTCAGTGCAGGAAGCCCACGATGTTTGTGCGGCACTAAATAATGTGCGGGCAGAAATTTCGGCAAGCGCCAGTGAAGCCAAACGATCAGCTAGCGATATTGATCTTATTGCTGTTTCAAAAACATTTGATGCCAATGACATTCGTCCCGTGCTTCAAGAAGGGCAGCGGCAATTTGGTGAAAACCGCGTTCAAGAAGCACAAAGCAAATGGCCGCAATTGCGCGATGAATTTTCGGGTATAGAATTACATCTCATTGGGCCACTGCAATCCAACAAGGCGGCGGAAGCGGTTGCACTTTTTGACGTAATTGAAAGTGTTGACCGCGAAAAAATTGCCGCGACCTTAAGCGCGGAAATGAACAAGCAGGCACGCAATTTACCATGCTATGTTCAAGTTAATACGGGTTTAGAGCCGCAAAAGGCAGGCATTGCCCCACAAGATACGCTTGATTTTGTCAAACGCTGCCAAAATATCCATGGTCTTAATATTATTGGTTTAATGTGCATACCGCCAGCTGATGAAAATCCGGGTCCCCATTTTGCATTGCTTGAAAAACTCGGCAAACAAGCAGGCTTGCACAAATTATCCATGGGCATGTCAGGTGATTTTGAACTAGCGATTAAGTTTGGTGCAACAAGTGTGCGGGTCGGCTCGGCAATATTTGGCTACCGCCCGATGAAGAACGACGATGATGCCTCAATTGAGGAGTAG
- a CDS encoding TIGR00282 family metallophosphoesterase, protein MRFLFLGDMVGRCGRTAVYERLPGLISDYKLDFVVVNGENAASGFGITEKIYLETLEAGADVVTTGNHAFDQKETLVYANRSERFLRPANYPRGTAGKGSGLFIAKNGARVLVSNVMGRVFMHPELDDPFKSAEEIVSACPLGEQADAIIFDFHAEVTSEKQCFGHFLDGRASVVVGTHTHVPTADMQILNGGTAYMSDAGMCGDYDSSLGMDKEEPLNRFLTKLPRGRYEPASGPATICGLAVEISDRTGLAEKIAAVRIGPRLQESLPDFW, encoded by the coding sequence ATGCGATTTTTATTTTTGGGCGACATGGTGGGGCGGTGTGGTCGCACTGCTGTTTATGAGCGCCTTCCTGGTTTAATTTCAGATTATAAGCTCGATTTTGTTGTCGTAAATGGCGAAAATGCCGCCTCTGGTTTTGGTATTACCGAAAAAATTTACCTCGAAACCCTTGAAGCGGGTGCCGATGTGGTCACAACCGGCAATCATGCTTTTGACCAAAAGGAAACCCTTGTTTACGCCAATCGCTCGGAGCGATTTTTGCGCCCAGCTAATTATCCACGCGGTACAGCTGGCAAAGGTTCAGGCCTATTCATTGCCAAAAATGGCGCACGCGTATTGGTTTCCAATGTTATGGGCCGCGTTTTCATGCATCCAGAACTTGACGATCCTTTTAAATCAGCTGAAGAAATTGTTTCCGCTTGCCCGCTTGGCGAACAGGCTGATGCTATTATTTTTGACTTCCATGCCGAAGTAACCAGCGAAAAACAATGTTTTGGTCATTTTCTTGATGGGCGTGCCAGCGTTGTTGTTGGTACTCATACTCATGTGCCAACCGCTGATATGCAAATTTTAAATGGCGGCACTGCCTATATGTCGGATGCTGGTATGTGCGGCGATTATGACTCGTCGCTTGGTATGGATAAGGAAGAACCGTTAAACCGCTTTTTAACCAAATTGCCGCGTGGGCGCTATGAGCCTGCCTCTGGTCCTGCAACGATTTGCGGTTTAGCCGTTGAAATATCTGACCGCACTGGTTTAGCAGAAAAAATCGCTGCCGTGCGCATTGGCCCACGTTTGCAAGAATCCTTGCCCGATTTTTGGTAA
- a CDS encoding DUF3750 domain-containing protein, whose translation MKWLKRLILFLLICYLLPIGASALWWWQLDRPQSYRVADWTSANFLPKPQAQGSSLYIMGARTGGMKGAISLHTWIVFKKADESQYNRYDVVGWGKALRHNAYAADAKWYSNAPFIIYESHNNDALIEKVEAAIKRYSYGGSGQYIIWPGPNSNSFVGNILRDVPEINVALPPLAVGRNFLPNNKWYFYDKDNSDLIINYHGFGGLAIGGKSGLELDIGGFVLGIDIKSLGVKIPGIGRVGF comes from the coding sequence ATGAAGTGGCTAAAAAGGTTGATCTTATTTTTGTTAATTTGCTATTTATTACCCATTGGTGCAAGTGCCCTTTGGTGGTGGCAATTAGATCGCCCACAAAGCTACCGCGTTGCTGATTGGACAAGCGCAAATTTCTTACCAAAACCGCAAGCGCAAGGCTCTAGCCTTTATATTATGGGCGCAAGAACCGGCGGCATGAAGGGGGCAATTTCACTTCACACTTGGATCGTCTTTAAGAAAGCTGATGAAAGCCAGTATAACCGCTATGATGTTGTCGGTTGGGGTAAAGCACTGCGCCACAATGCCTATGCGGCCGATGCCAAATGGTATTCTAATGCGCCATTTATTATTTATGAATCCCATAATAATGATGCGTTGATTGAAAAGGTTGAAGCGGCTATAAAGCGCTATTCCTATGGTGGGAGTGGTCAATATATTATCTGGCCCGGGCCAAATTCGAATAGTTTTGTCGGTAATATTTTGCGTGACGTGCCGGAAATCAATGTGGCATTGCCACCGCTTGCTGTAGGGCGTAATTTTTTACCCAACAATAAATGGTATTTTTACGATAAGGATAATAGCGACCTCATCATAAATTATCATGGCTTTGGTGGCTTGGCGATTGGCGGAAAAAGTGGGCTTGAATTGGATATTGGTGGCTTTGTTTTAGGCATAGATATCAAAAGTCTTGGCGTAAAAATCCCCGGTATTGGCAGAGTTGGCTTTTAG
- a CDS encoding tetratricopeptide repeat protein has translation MEKKLKYRDLIFACCAVLLTAPTLSAVMISFSQAQEAPQFPPEHEPLESPLEPDDVVPLRPNIKPDQTIENPNKSKNLLPLVKKTDELNTLFTSLKRSADVKEAQKISQQIQGLWSQSGSATIDLLMGWAEDAARNQDYAQAMDFLDNVVALDPNYAEGWMRRASIHIQMNDISLAVLELNRVLQIEPRHFNALMQLGAIFEMTNREPMAIDIYNKALDIYPQMVKVQKRMADLLEKSTDRAI, from the coding sequence GTGGAAAAGAAGTTGAAATATCGAGATCTTATATTTGCTTGCTGTGCTGTTTTATTGACTGCGCCGACTTTATCAGCGGTGATGATTTCATTTAGCCAAGCGCAAGAAGCACCGCAATTTCCACCAGAGCATGAACCACTTGAATCGCCGCTTGAGCCCGATGATGTTGTGCCTTTGCGCCCTAATATTAAACCCGATCAAACTATTGAAAACCCAAATAAATCTAAAAATCTATTGCCATTAGTTAAAAAGACTGATGAATTAAACACACTTTTTACCAGTTTGAAGCGCAGCGCTGATGTAAAAGAAGCTCAAAAAATTAGTCAACAAATACAGGGGCTTTGGTCTCAATCGGGTAGTGCAACAATAGATTTGTTGATGGGCTGGGCAGAAGATGCGGCGCGAAACCAAGATTATGCACAAGCGATGGATTTTTTGGACAATGTTGTAGCGCTTGATCCTAATTATGCTGAAGGTTGGATGCGGCGCGCATCCATTCATATCCAGATGAATGATATTTCCCTTGCCGTTCTTGAATTAAATAGGGTACTACAAATTGAACCGCGTCATTTTAATGCGCTGATGCAGCTTGGTGCTATTTTTGAAATGACCAACCGTGAACCAATGGCGATTGATATTTATAATAAAGCGCTTGATATTTATCCGCAAATGGTCAAGGTGCAAAAGCGCATGGCTGATTTATTAGAAAAATCAACCGATAGAGCCATTTAG
- a CDS encoding tetratricopeptide repeat protein: MKNLAIKSFNYIIYMLVIGGFAFSLQSPVAAQGFSCKNFQKNQNIDALKQDAINQYRLSAEQGDAKAQFNLARQYDFGNRWQANLTEAFKWYQKSAEQGHVNAQLHLAEFYEKGERIGLEIEKDDALAFSWYKKAADQNNAQAQLKLGDMYRFGRGTKSNKQQALYWYQRAAEHEDPAVDYELSRIYENDISYNNFIDLDKALFLLKKSANNGYATAQAQLGYEYQTGKRVEQNYQQALNWYFKAAGQNNSFAQYHIGEMYDLGLGVHKDLAKAAIWYQKSAKSGDVGAFYAQSMLIGMYEKGLGVKKDYTKAYIWSHIISLVESKYPSAKDVLASKLSKKQVRQAELAAQRCICTGYKDCPL; this comes from the coding sequence ATGAAAAATTTAGCAATTAAAAGCTTTAATTATATTATCTATATGCTCGTTATAGGCGGTTTTGCGTTCTCTTTACAAAGTCCTGTTGCCGCCCAAGGATTTTCATGTAAAAATTTTCAAAAAAATCAAAATATTGACGCATTAAAGCAAGATGCAATTAACCAATATCGCTTAAGTGCCGAGCAAGGCGATGCAAAGGCACAATTTAATCTTGCAAGGCAATATGATTTTGGCAATCGATGGCAAGCTAACCTTACTGAAGCATTTAAATGGTATCAAAAATCTGCCGAGCAAGGTCATGTTAACGCGCAATTGCACCTTGCTGAATTTTATGAAAAAGGCGAGAGAATAGGATTGGAAATAGAAAAAGATGATGCGCTTGCCTTTAGCTGGTATAAAAAAGCAGCAGATCAAAATAATGCGCAAGCTCAATTGAAACTTGGGGACATGTATCGATTTGGACGCGGCACTAAATCAAACAAGCAGCAAGCTTTATATTGGTACCAAAGAGCTGCCGAACACGAAGACCCAGCGGTTGACTATGAACTCTCTAGAATTTATGAAAATGATATTAGCTATAACAATTTTATAGATTTAGATAAAGCATTATTTTTATTGAAAAAATCTGCAAACAATGGATATGCAACGGCTCAAGCTCAGCTTGGTTATGAATATCAAACGGGTAAACGTGTTGAACAAAATTATCAGCAAGCATTAAATTGGTATTTTAAAGCTGCCGGACAAAATAATTCATTTGCACAATATCATATCGGCGAAATGTATGACCTCGGCTTAGGTGTTCATAAGGATTTGGCGAAGGCCGCAATATGGTACCAAAAATCGGCTAAAAGCGGTGACGTTGGCGCATTTTATGCGCAGTCGATGTTAATTGGCATGTATGAAAAAGGACTTGGCGTAAAAAAGGATTATACCAAAGCCTATATTTGGAGCCATATTATATCCTTGGTTGAGAGTAAATATCCATCAGCAAAGGATGTTCTAGCATCCAAGCTTTCTAAAAAGCAGGTGCGGCAAGCGGAATTAGCAGCCCAAAGATGTATTTGTACAGGCTATAAGGATTGCCCATTATAG